One part of the Novipirellula aureliae genome encodes these proteins:
- a CDS encoding UDP-2,3-diacylglucosamine diphosphatase, protein MDRATAEPIRTLMVSDVHLGCKHSQASEFLAFLQRFSPEAVYLVGDFIDAWKFNTAWHWSAECNEVIAHLMSWSRQGTQLFYVPGNHDAFLRNPLFRSGLMSENQGLRIANEFVFVTSQGWRFLVTHGDLFDCVESNAQWASKGSSAFYDGCLSLNRRLHRWRCSKRGESEHPTNPYGVCALLKDRVKRCIKFVSNYESKIMAHARTSHCDGVICGHIHTPDIIASDSMWYCNTGDWVENCTGLVERHDGQIRLVQRYAEDRVLDLPKKSMSQKSDCQLPIEPQPLTVAVRKRLSEECAA, encoded by the coding sequence ATGGATCGAGCAACCGCAGAACCAATCCGGACACTCATGGTGAGCGATGTGCATCTGGGGTGCAAACATTCGCAGGCAAGTGAGTTCCTCGCGTTCTTACAGAGGTTTTCACCCGAGGCTGTCTACTTGGTCGGTGACTTCATCGATGCTTGGAAATTCAACACCGCTTGGCATTGGTCGGCCGAATGCAACGAGGTCATCGCTCATCTGATGAGTTGGTCTCGTCAAGGCACTCAGCTCTTCTACGTTCCTGGAAATCATGACGCTTTTTTGCGTAACCCTCTTTTTCGATCCGGGCTGATGAGTGAGAACCAGGGACTGAGGATCGCAAATGAATTCGTGTTCGTTACATCCCAAGGTTGGCGATTTCTAGTGACGCATGGTGATCTTTTTGATTGTGTGGAATCCAATGCTCAGTGGGCGTCAAAGGGGTCATCCGCTTTTTATGACGGTTGCCTAAGTTTGAATCGACGCCTCCACCGATGGAGATGCTCGAAACGCGGCGAATCGGAACATCCGACCAATCCTTACGGTGTGTGCGCGTTGCTGAAAGATCGTGTGAAGCGATGCATTAAGTTTGTCAGTAACTATGAATCTAAAATTATGGCTCACGCTCGTACGAGTCACTGCGATGGAGTGATTTGCGGACACATCCACACGCCTGACATTATCGCTTCCGATTCCATGTGGTACTGCAACACGGGCGATTGGGTGGAAAACTGCACTGGCTTAGTCGAACGGCATGATGGTCAGATTCGGCTGGTTCAGCGATACGCTGAAGACAGGGTCTTGGATTTGCCTAAAAAATCGATGTCGCAAAAAAGCGACTGTCAGTTGCCGATTGAACCACAACCATTAACGGTTGCGGTTCGCAAACGCCTCTCTGAAGAATGTGCTGCCTGA
- a CDS encoding class I SAM-dependent methyltransferase, which translates to MNILGILNHNRRAWDQNVDLGNKWTSPVSEERVEKARSGDFIVVLTPTKPVPSEWFPPLQGTETLCLASAGGQQAPLFAAAGATVTVFDNSPRQLDQDRFVAQRDGLTMKFVEGDMANLSIFAESSFDFIFHPCSNTFAPNVLPVWRECYRVLRSGGVLMAGFTNPVRFIFDDERKENGNLEVRYSLPYSDLDHRNDKHIEDVINAGKPLEFGHTLEDQIGGQLNAGFLLTGFYEDRYPESDNDPLSKYLDTFIATRAVKP; encoded by the coding sequence ATGAATATTCTAGGTATCTTGAATCACAACCGAAGAGCGTGGGATCAGAACGTCGATTTGGGCAACAAATGGACGAGTCCTGTCAGTGAAGAAAGGGTTGAGAAAGCACGTTCAGGTGACTTTATCGTCGTCTTAACGCCAACAAAGCCAGTTCCAAGTGAATGGTTTCCGCCGCTTCAAGGGACCGAAACACTATGCCTCGCTTCAGCCGGTGGTCAGCAGGCCCCCCTTTTCGCCGCAGCGGGTGCGACGGTGACGGTGTTCGACAATTCTCCACGGCAATTGGACCAAGATCGATTTGTTGCTCAGCGTGATGGTCTCACCATGAAGTTTGTCGAAGGCGACATGGCGAACCTTTCGATTTTCGCCGAGAGTTCGTTCGATTTCATTTTTCATCCTTGTTCGAATACATTTGCACCAAACGTGCTTCCTGTTTGGCGTGAATGCTATCGAGTGTTGCGAAGTGGCGGCGTCCTGATGGCTGGGTTCACCAATCCGGTGCGGTTTATCTTTGACGATGAACGTAAAGAGAACGGAAACTTGGAGGTCCGCTACTCACTTCCCTATTCGGATCTTGACCATCGGAACGACAAACACATCGAGGATGTGATCAATGCGGGGAAGCCACTTGAGTTTGGCCATACTCTTGAGGATCAAATCGGTGGTCAGTTGAATGCTGGCTTTTTACTAACAGGATTCTACGAGGATCGGTATCCCGAGTCTGACAACGATCCTTTGTCAAAATACCTCGACACGTTCATCGCTACTCGTGCGGTCAAGCCATGA
- a CDS encoding ATP-binding protein, which produces MNLEQLRAKLVELRDLPAETEWAEFKHNYSDPQMIGEYLSAISNVAALESQAFGYIVWGIEDGTHNIVGTSFKPRQQKGQGNEDLEPWLNKRLAPKINFRIFEFDSEDGLPMVMFEVQAANTAPVAFSGRRYVRVGSHKKPLAEHPEKERKLWEIVSGPVIDWSAEICETAKIDNLDPNAIQRARSEYADRFEGDPKKSHLAKEVWEWDDVKRVIPADSVIVPWTETIHYKRKQHGYHGGATPQEMVCPLVLLTDRSSDYSNLKQCAYPFPDWWSPAPVASPVELEPVVHVAVPAGPPTLFDNLEPDEPSAKEATKPAPVEVLPASADWIDRLLASQAYKDQKSKIKRHPPQDSVIRQVLETLNAAGGFLTPGAFIKETSMPAARLDQVIANIRRVLNVDGYEILVIDRTENKVELNIAKLKRQFDVE; this is translated from the coding sequence ATGAATTTAGAGCAGCTTCGAGCAAAACTTGTTGAACTGCGAGACTTACCCGCCGAGACAGAGTGGGCAGAGTTCAAGCACAACTATTCCGACCCGCAGATGATTGGAGAATACCTGTCTGCGATCTCGAATGTTGCTGCGCTTGAAAGTCAGGCTTTTGGCTACATCGTTTGGGGCATCGAAGACGGAACGCACAACATCGTTGGCACAAGCTTCAAACCTCGCCAGCAAAAAGGGCAAGGCAACGAAGACTTGGAACCTTGGCTGAACAAGCGACTGGCTCCCAAAATCAACTTTCGCATCTTTGAATTCGATTCGGAAGACGGACTGCCGATGGTGATGTTCGAGGTACAGGCTGCGAACACCGCCCCGGTTGCTTTTTCGGGGCGCCGTTACGTGCGAGTCGGCAGCCACAAGAAACCTTTGGCCGAGCACCCGGAGAAAGAACGAAAGTTGTGGGAAATCGTGTCTGGGCCAGTTATCGACTGGTCCGCCGAGATTTGCGAAACCGCGAAGATCGATAATCTGGATCCGAATGCGATTCAACGTGCTCGTAGCGAGTACGCCGATCGATTTGAGGGTGATCCAAAAAAGTCGCATCTCGCCAAGGAGGTTTGGGAGTGGGACGATGTTAAACGTGTCATTCCGGCTGACAGCGTCATTGTGCCATGGACGGAAACGATTCACTACAAACGCAAACAGCATGGGTATCACGGTGGAGCGACTCCACAGGAAATGGTGTGCCCACTGGTCCTGCTCACCGATAGAAGCAGCGACTATTCCAACTTGAAACAGTGCGCCTACCCGTTTCCCGACTGGTGGTCGCCAGCCCCCGTGGCATCGCCTGTGGAACTAGAACCCGTCGTTCATGTGGCTGTGCCTGCTGGCCCGCCAACACTGTTCGATAATTTGGAGCCGGATGAACCATCAGCAAAGGAAGCGACAAAACCTGCCCCAGTTGAAGTGTTGCCAGCCAGTGCGGACTGGATTGATCGGCTGCTGGCGTCTCAGGCATACAAGGATCAGAAATCCAAGATCAAGAGACACCCGCCACAGGATTCAGTCATCCGTCAGGTTCTTGAAACACTGAATGCGGCGGGAGGTTTCCTGACTCCCGGTGCCTTTATCAAAGAAACCAGTATGCCTGCGGCAAGGCTTGATCAGGTGATTGCCAACATCCGGCGAGTCCTGAATGTGGATGGATACGAGATCCTCGTGATTGATCGCACGGAAAACAAAGTGGAATTGAATATCGCCAAGTTAAAACGACAGTTTGATGTTGAGTAA
- a CDS encoding class I SAM-dependent methyltransferase, producing MKLVADKELEQSSVVANCKMNRERNLLGTNGYEKDLRFNPLDFLGTIVAKQGKANWLDLCCGSGKALIDAAAIVDTENLPIEIIGVDLVGMFLPSSSNCLELVEASLTEWVPNGKFDLITCVHGLHYIGDKLKLVARARTWLSQQGKFVGNLDADNLWLGDSGPANQITAAIRRSGMEYSSRTHLLSCKGWCDEPFPLSYLGADDKAGPNYTGQAAVNSHYTLSDSSD from the coding sequence ATGAAACTTGTCGCAGATAAAGAACTCGAACAATCCTCGGTCGTTGCCAATTGCAAAATGAACCGAGAGAGAAACTTGCTCGGGACGAATGGTTACGAGAAAGACCTTCGTTTCAACCCACTCGACTTCCTGGGAACCATCGTTGCCAAACAAGGGAAAGCAAATTGGCTGGATCTCTGTTGTGGATCGGGCAAGGCTCTCATCGATGCTGCTGCAATCGTGGACACGGAAAACTTGCCAATCGAGATTATTGGCGTCGATCTGGTCGGCATGTTTCTACCTTCAAGCTCGAATTGCCTTGAGTTAGTGGAAGCCTCGCTGACGGAGTGGGTGCCAAATGGAAAGTTCGATCTGATCACCTGTGTCCATGGACTGCATTACATTGGCGACAAGCTTAAGCTTGTTGCTCGGGCAAGAACGTGGTTGTCTCAGCAAGGAAAATTTGTTGGAAACCTGGATGCTGACAACTTGTGGCTCGGCGATAGTGGACCTGCCAATCAAATTACAGCCGCTATTCGGCGTAGTGGGATGGAATATTCATCTCGCACACATCTTCTGAGTTGCAAAGGTTGGTGTGATGAACCTTTCCCACTTTCGTACCTCGGTGCCGATGATAAAGCAGGACCGAACTATACGGGACAAGCCGCCGTCAATTCGCACTACACTTTGAGTGATTCATCGGACTAG
- a CDS encoding alpha/beta hydrolase, whose translation MADMFAEFGLNSLFVEYREYGRSTGDAKLVAMLGDGEAAIKQAGIAPDKAIVFGRSIGSLYAIELAFRQPTIAGLILESGIADPYERFLVNADLSSANFSDDELRAETKKHFNHKKKMAGYKNPLLVMHTENDGLIDISHAERNYKWAGSRQKQLLRFPVGNHNTIFGRNHVEYLDAVESFLRRVDS comes from the coding sequence ATGGCAGACATGTTCGCTGAGTTTGGTCTGAACTCACTGTTTGTTGAGTATCGGGAGTACGGACGCTCCACTGGCGATGCTAAGTTGGTCGCCATGCTGGGTGACGGCGAAGCGGCGATCAAACAAGCTGGCATTGCTCCAGACAAAGCGATTGTCTTTGGTCGATCAATTGGTTCACTCTACGCCATTGAACTTGCTTTCCGCCAACCGACAATAGCGGGACTGATTTTGGAAAGCGGCATTGCCGATCCGTATGAACGTTTTCTGGTCAATGCTGACCTTTCATCGGCAAATTTTTCCGATGATGAACTCCGTGCCGAAACCAAGAAACATTTCAACCACAAAAAGAAGATGGCGGGGTATAAGAATCCGTTGCTTGTGATGCACACCGAGAACGATGGGTTGATCGACATCTCCCACGCCGAGCGAAACTACAAATGGGCTGGTTCTAGGCAAAAGCAACTTCTGCGATTTCCAGTCGGCAATCACAACACGATCTTTGGAAGGAATCATGTCGAATACTTGGACGCTGTCGAGAGTTTCTTGCGGAGGGTTGATTCGTGA
- a CDS encoding class I SAM-dependent methyltransferase produces the protein MSEVIKPVSRRSDLRVLWHLLCHPVRGDSHAQRLENFYQGQAGDYDSFRARLLHGRAELLTWIDWPVGGTWVDMGAGTGHNLFSVADQTTQLDRVCLVDLSPSLLEVAKQRVGSEGITNVEIMQADATRVDLPDASVDVVTFSYSLTMIPDWFEAIATAERILKPGGTIAVTDFYVSRKYADAERQQHGWLRRTFWPLWFAADNVFLNGDHLAMLHRRFEPIRCEERQGSVPYLPLLKAPYYLLIARKPMNDH, from the coding sequence ATGAGTGAAGTCATCAAGCCCGTCTCGCGTCGCTCCGACTTGCGTGTGTTGTGGCATTTGCTTTGCCATCCCGTGCGAGGAGACTCGCACGCGCAGAGACTAGAGAACTTCTATCAGGGCCAAGCGGGTGACTACGATTCGTTCCGTGCTCGGTTGCTGCACGGACGAGCGGAATTGTTGACCTGGATTGATTGGCCCGTGGGCGGTACGTGGGTCGACATGGGAGCGGGCACCGGGCACAACCTGTTTTCGGTCGCCGATCAGACCACCCAACTCGATCGGGTGTGCTTGGTCGATTTGTCTCCCTCACTGCTGGAAGTCGCTAAGCAAAGGGTGGGCTCCGAAGGCATAACCAATGTCGAAATCATGCAAGCCGATGCGACAAGGGTCGACTTGCCCGACGCCAGTGTGGATGTGGTGACGTTTTCCTATTCGTTGACCATGATTCCGGATTGGTTCGAGGCCATTGCGACGGCCGAGCGAATTTTGAAACCCGGTGGCACGATCGCTGTCACCGACTTCTATGTTTCACGCAAGTACGCTGATGCTGAGCGACAGCAACACGGTTGGCTACGACGAACCTTCTGGCCCTTGTGGTTCGCCGCTGACAATGTGTTTTTGAACGGTGATCATTTGGCGATGCTGCATCGACGTTTCGAGCCGATCAGGTGTGAGGAACGCCAGGGAAGTGTCCCGTATTTGCCGCTGTTGAAAGCCCCCTATTATCTGCTGATCGCTCGCAAACCGATGAACGACCATTAA
- a CDS encoding HAD family hydrolase encodes MSFRTNGRYDLVICDIDGCLSPESHAPINILGLSKIAEHNRRAIQNRDRPVVTLCSGRPIGFVECLCRLIQNTLVPCIGENGVWLWRPADNSFECDPSISDEHLEAVHEARKLLRSLYQSSGVIQQPGKSASVALYHPDTAYLRSIVPTIAEEFQKRNWPIRVSMTWLYINCDLQHINKATAIDRLMIQTGFERERTAGIGDTMGDRFIAERVSWFGCPANSEAEMKGTADYVSPHDEVEGVLDILRELEG; translated from the coding sequence ATGTCGTTTAGAACCAACGGAAGGTACGATCTTGTCATCTGTGACATTGACGGCTGCCTATCACCGGAATCACACGCCCCGATCAATATTTTGGGACTGTCGAAGATCGCCGAGCACAATCGGCGTGCGATTCAAAATCGCGATCGGCCTGTCGTTACGCTCTGTAGTGGCAGACCGATTGGCTTTGTCGAGTGTCTCTGTCGGCTGATCCAAAACACGCTGGTTCCCTGTATCGGGGAAAACGGCGTCTGGCTCTGGCGTCCGGCCGACAACTCGTTCGAATGCGATCCGTCTATTTCTGACGAGCATCTCGAAGCCGTTCATGAGGCACGGAAGCTTCTTCGGTCGCTCTATCAGTCGAGTGGGGTGATTCAGCAGCCGGGAAAATCCGCGTCAGTGGCACTTTATCATCCCGACACGGCGTATCTACGGTCCATTGTGCCGACCATTGCCGAGGAGTTTCAGAAACGGAACTGGCCAATACGCGTTTCGATGACGTGGCTCTACATCAATTGCGATCTTCAGCACATTAACAAGGCGACGGCGATCGATCGGCTGATGATTCAGACGGGATTTGAACGGGAACGAACAGCAGGGATCGGCGATACGATGGGTGATCGGTTTATCGCGGAGCGTGTTTCGTGGTTCGGGTGTCCAGCGAATTCCGAAGCCGAAATGAAGGGGACAGCCGACTATGTTTCGCCACACGACGAAGTGGAAGGCGTCCTGGATATTCTTAGGGAATTAGAAGGATAA
- a CDS encoding DUF3419 family protein → MVAKWFGNKCFSIVHRKNLVYNTCWEDPRIDREALRLTADDTVLVITSAGCNALDYALQSPRRVFAVDMNPLQNALLELKVAAIRGLDYDDFFAVFGEGVHPKWATLYRNAVRPQLMPEYRAVWDRRINFFDGTHRRNSFYFRGTAGLFAWMINGYLNRPPGLSEAIAEILAAESIQQQSEIYESRGVHDLLWSRPLRWALRRDTTMAMLGVPRSQRLQIDRGYPGGIGTFIQDRIETVFKHMSLKDNYFWRVYLTGRYTRDCCPEYLTADGFSRLQDGLVDRVEAHTNTVEGFLSGHRGKISRFILLDHMDWLYDRFPTLLASEWQSIVDRAAPQARVLWRSAALRVDFVDSLVVRRDGKPFPIGQRLRYEDDLAKELHSRDRVNTYGSFYIADICGEVECGGVAG, encoded by the coding sequence ATGGTCGCTAAGTGGTTTGGTAACAAATGTTTTTCCATCGTCCACCGAAAAAATCTCGTCTACAACACGTGCTGGGAAGATCCTCGCATCGATCGCGAAGCCCTGCGCCTGACCGCAGACGACACGGTCTTGGTGATCACTTCGGCAGGTTGCAACGCGTTGGACTATGCGTTGCAATCGCCGCGTCGCGTGTTTGCGGTCGACATGAACCCATTGCAGAATGCCTTGCTGGAATTGAAGGTCGCAGCGATTCGTGGTCTCGACTATGACGATTTCTTTGCGGTCTTCGGTGAGGGCGTGCATCCGAAATGGGCAACCCTCTATCGAAACGCAGTCCGCCCCCAATTGATGCCTGAATATCGGGCGGTTTGGGATCGTCGCATCAACTTCTTTGATGGAACGCATCGTCGAAATAGCTTCTATTTTCGTGGGACGGCAGGACTGTTTGCGTGGATGATCAACGGCTATCTCAATCGACCGCCGGGCCTAAGCGAAGCCATCGCGGAGATCTTGGCGGCGGAATCGATCCAGCAACAAAGCGAGATCTATGAATCACGCGGCGTACACGATCTGTTGTGGTCTCGACCGCTGCGGTGGGCACTTCGTCGCGACACGACCATGGCAATGCTTGGCGTTCCTCGCAGCCAACGACTGCAGATTGATCGTGGGTACCCCGGTGGCATTGGCACATTTATCCAGGACCGTATCGAAACGGTGTTCAAACATATGTCGCTAAAGGACAACTACTTCTGGCGAGTGTATTTGACCGGTCGATACACGCGGGATTGTTGTCCCGAGTATCTGACGGCCGATGGTTTTTCACGCCTGCAAGATGGATTGGTCGATCGTGTGGAAGCACATACCAACACGGTCGAGGGTTTCTTGAGCGGGCACCGCGGGAAGATCTCACGGTTCATTTTGCTTGATCACATGGATTGGCTCTACGATCGGTTTCCAACACTGCTGGCGTCGGAATGGCAGAGCATTGTCGATCGTGCGGCACCACAAGCGAGAGTGCTATGGCGGAGTGCTGCACTGAGGGTCGATTTCGTCGACTCGCTAGTGGTAAGACGCGACGGGAAACCATTCCCTATCGGTCAACGACTGCGATATGAAGACGATCTTGCCAAGGAATTGCACTCGCGAGACCGAGTCAACACGTACGGCAGCTTCTATATCGCGGACATCTGTGGTGAGGTCGAATGTGGGGGAGTCGCAGGATGA